The following proteins are co-located in the Callospermophilus lateralis isolate mCalLat2 chromosome 8, mCalLat2.hap1, whole genome shotgun sequence genome:
- the Tmem175 gene encoding endosomal/lysosomal proton channel TMEM175 isoform X3, with translation MSGPQTLEHTLDAQGDSSLCRKDEDIREGTQSSHRMLGFSDALLSIIATVMILPVTHTEISPEQQFDKNIQRLLATRIAVYLMTFLIVTVAWAAHTRLFQVVGKIDDTLALLNLACMMTITLLPYTFSLMVTFPDVPLGIFLFCVCVIAIGVVQSYLLMVTVIFLPYISKATSWCKDRLVGHRDPPAHSAEVFSFDLHEPLSKERVEAFSDGVYAIVATLLILDICEDNVPDPKAVKEQFHGSLVAALGAYGPHFLAYFGSFATVGLLWFAHHSLFLHVRKATQAMGLLNTLSLAFVGGLPLAYQQTAAFARQPRDELERVRLSCAIVFFASIFQFAIWTAALLRQAETLQPAVRFGGQEHAFMFAKLALYPCASLLAFAATCLLSRFSTAIFHVMQISVPFAFLLLRLLVRLALASLRGLRHLRPAQPLRSQAPEEAQSQLLPSSC, from the exons ATGTCTGGGCCCCAGACTCTTGAACACACACTGGATGCCCAGGGTGACTCATCCCTATGCAGGAAGGATGAGGACATCAGGGAAGGGACCCAGAGCTCCCACCGCATGCTGGGTTTCAGTGACGCACTACTGTCCATCATCGCCACAGTCATG ATCCTTCCTGTGACCCACACGGAGATCTCCCCAGAGCAG CAATTTGACAAAAATATACAGAGACTTCTAGCAACCAGGATTGCTGTCTACCTGATGACATTTCTAATTGTGACTGTGGCCTGGGCCGCACACACCAG ATTATTCCAGGTTGTTGGGAAAATAGACGATACACTTGCCTTGCTCAATCTg gCCTGCATGATGACCATCACTCTTCTGCCATACACA TTTTCCTTAATGGTGACGTTCCCTGATGTGCCACTGGGCATCttcctgttttgtgtgtgtgtgatcgcCATTGGAGTTGTGCAG TCATACCTGCTGATGGTGACCGTCATCTTCCTGCCCTACATCAGCAAGGCCACCAGTTGGTGCAAAGACAGGCTTGTGG GTCACAGGGACCCCCCGGCCCACAGTGCAGAGGTCTTCAGCTTTGACCTGCATGAGCCCCTCAGTAAGGAACGGGTGGAAGCCTTCAGCGACGGTGTCTACGCCATTGTGGCCACACTCCTCATCCTGGACATCTG CGAGGACAAcgtcccagaccccaaggccgtgAAGGAACAGTTCCACGGGAGCCTCGTAGCAGCCCTGGGCGCCTATGGGCCACACTTCCTGGCATACTTCGGCTCCTTTGCCACAGTGGGTCTGCTCTGGTTTGCACACCACTCGCTCTTCTTGCACGTCCGCAAGGCCACACAGGCCATGGGTCTGCTCAACACCCTCTCCCTGGCCTTTGTGGGTGGCCTCCCTCTGGCCTACCAGCAGACTGCAGCCTTCGCCAGGCAGCCACGAGATGAGCTGGAGCGTGTGCGCCTCAGCTGTGCCATTGTCTTCTTCGCCAGCATCTTCCAGTTTGCCATCTGGACTGCGGCCCTGCTGCGCCAGGCGGAGACGCTGCAGCCAGCTGTGCGATTTGGTGGGCAGGAGCATGCCTTCATGTTTGCCAAGCTTGCGCTATACCCCTGTGCCAGCCTCCTGGCCTTTGCAGCCACCTGCCTGCTGAGCAGATTCAGCACAGCCATCTTCCACGTCATGCAGATTTCAGTGCCCTTCGCCTTTCTGCTGCTGCGCCTCCTCGTGCGCCTGGCTCTGGCCAGCCTGCGTGGCCTACGCCACCTGCGGCCAGCACAACCCCTCCGGAGCCAGGCCCCAGAGGAGGCCCAGTCCCAGCTCCTGCCTTCCTCCTGCTAG
- the Tmem175 gene encoding endosomal/lysosomal proton channel TMEM175 isoform X1 → MSGPQTLEHTLDAQGDSSLCRKDEDIREGTQSSHRMLGFSDALLSIIATVMILPVTHTEISPEQQFDKNIQRLLATRIAVYLMTFLIVTVAWAAHTRLFQVVGKIDDTLALLNLACMMTITLLPYTFSLMVTFPDVPLGIFLFCVCVIAIGVVQALIVGYAFHFPHLLSPQIRCSAHRALSRRHILHLVLRGPVLCFLAAIFSLFFFPVSYLLMVTVIFLPYISKATSWCKDRLVGHRDPPAHSAEVFSFDLHEPLSKERVEAFSDGVYAIVATLLILDICEDNVPDPKAVKEQFHGSLVAALGAYGPHFLAYFGSFATVGLLWFAHHSLFLHVRKATQAMGLLNTLSLAFVGGLPLAYQQTAAFARQPRDELERVRLSCAIVFFASIFQFAIWTAALLRQAETLQPAVRFGGQEHAFMFAKLALYPCASLLAFAATCLLSRFSTAIFHVMQISVPFAFLLLRLLVRLALASLRGLRHLRPAQPLRSQAPEEAQSQLLPSSC, encoded by the exons ATGTCTGGGCCCCAGACTCTTGAACACACACTGGATGCCCAGGGTGACTCATCCCTATGCAGGAAGGATGAGGACATCAGGGAAGGGACCCAGAGCTCCCACCGCATGCTGGGTTTCAGTGACGCACTACTGTCCATCATCGCCACAGTCATG ATCCTTCCTGTGACCCACACGGAGATCTCCCCAGAGCAG CAATTTGACAAAAATATACAGAGACTTCTAGCAACCAGGATTGCTGTCTACCTGATGACATTTCTAATTGTGACTGTGGCCTGGGCCGCACACACCAG ATTATTCCAGGTTGTTGGGAAAATAGACGATACACTTGCCTTGCTCAATCTg gCCTGCATGATGACCATCACTCTTCTGCCATACACA TTTTCCTTAATGGTGACGTTCCCTGATGTGCCACTGGGCATCttcctgttttgtgtgtgtgtgatcgcCATTGGAGTTGTGCAG GCACTGATTGTGGGGTATGCTTTCCACTTCCCACACCTGCTGAGCCCGCAGATCCGGTGCTCTGCCCACAGGGCCCTGTCCCGAAGGCACATCCTGCACCTTGTCCTCCGTGGTCCAGTGCTGTGCTTTCTTGCGGCCATCTTCTCCCTCTTCTTCTTCCCTGTG TCATACCTGCTGATGGTGACCGTCATCTTCCTGCCCTACATCAGCAAGGCCACCAGTTGGTGCAAAGACAGGCTTGTGG GTCACAGGGACCCCCCGGCCCACAGTGCAGAGGTCTTCAGCTTTGACCTGCATGAGCCCCTCAGTAAGGAACGGGTGGAAGCCTTCAGCGACGGTGTCTACGCCATTGTGGCCACACTCCTCATCCTGGACATCTG CGAGGACAAcgtcccagaccccaaggccgtgAAGGAACAGTTCCACGGGAGCCTCGTAGCAGCCCTGGGCGCCTATGGGCCACACTTCCTGGCATACTTCGGCTCCTTTGCCACAGTGGGTCTGCTCTGGTTTGCACACCACTCGCTCTTCTTGCACGTCCGCAAGGCCACACAGGCCATGGGTCTGCTCAACACCCTCTCCCTGGCCTTTGTGGGTGGCCTCCCTCTGGCCTACCAGCAGACTGCAGCCTTCGCCAGGCAGCCACGAGATGAGCTGGAGCGTGTGCGCCTCAGCTGTGCCATTGTCTTCTTCGCCAGCATCTTCCAGTTTGCCATCTGGACTGCGGCCCTGCTGCGCCAGGCGGAGACGCTGCAGCCAGCTGTGCGATTTGGTGGGCAGGAGCATGCCTTCATGTTTGCCAAGCTTGCGCTATACCCCTGTGCCAGCCTCCTGGCCTTTGCAGCCACCTGCCTGCTGAGCAGATTCAGCACAGCCATCTTCCACGTCATGCAGATTTCAGTGCCCTTCGCCTTTCTGCTGCTGCGCCTCCTCGTGCGCCTGGCTCTGGCCAGCCTGCGTGGCCTACGCCACCTGCGGCCAGCACAACCCCTCCGGAGCCAGGCCCCAGAGGAGGCCCAGTCCCAGCTCCTGCCTTCCTCCTGCTAG
- the Tmem175 gene encoding endosomal/lysosomal proton channel TMEM175 isoform X2 translates to MSGPQTLEHTLDAQGDSSLCRKDEDIREGTQSSHRMLGFSDALLSIIATVMILPVTHTEISPEQQFDKNIQRLLATRIAVYLMTFLIVTVAWAAHTRLFQVVGKIDDTLALLNLACMMTITLLPYTFSLMVTFPDVPLGIFLFCVCVIAIGVVQGPVPKAHPAPCPPWSSAVLSCGHLLPLLLPCGHRDPPAHSAEVFSFDLHEPLSKERVEAFSDGVYAIVATLLILDICEDNVPDPKAVKEQFHGSLVAALGAYGPHFLAYFGSFATVGLLWFAHHSLFLHVRKATQAMGLLNTLSLAFVGGLPLAYQQTAAFARQPRDELERVRLSCAIVFFASIFQFAIWTAALLRQAETLQPAVRFGGQEHAFMFAKLALYPCASLLAFAATCLLSRFSTAIFHVMQISVPFAFLLLRLLVRLALASLRGLRHLRPAQPLRSQAPEEAQSQLLPSSC, encoded by the exons ATGTCTGGGCCCCAGACTCTTGAACACACACTGGATGCCCAGGGTGACTCATCCCTATGCAGGAAGGATGAGGACATCAGGGAAGGGACCCAGAGCTCCCACCGCATGCTGGGTTTCAGTGACGCACTACTGTCCATCATCGCCACAGTCATG ATCCTTCCTGTGACCCACACGGAGATCTCCCCAGAGCAG CAATTTGACAAAAATATACAGAGACTTCTAGCAACCAGGATTGCTGTCTACCTGATGACATTTCTAATTGTGACTGTGGCCTGGGCCGCACACACCAG ATTATTCCAGGTTGTTGGGAAAATAGACGATACACTTGCCTTGCTCAATCTg gCCTGCATGATGACCATCACTCTTCTGCCATACACA TTTTCCTTAATGGTGACGTTCCCTGATGTGCCACTGGGCATCttcctgttttgtgtgtgtgtgatcgcCATTGGAGTTGTGCAG GGCCCTGTCCCGAAGGCACATCCTGCACCTTGTCCTCCGTGGTCCAGTGCTGTGCTTTCTTGCGGCCATCTTCTCCCTCTTCTTCTTCCCTGTG GTCACAGGGACCCCCCGGCCCACAGTGCAGAGGTCTTCAGCTTTGACCTGCATGAGCCCCTCAGTAAGGAACGGGTGGAAGCCTTCAGCGACGGTGTCTACGCCATTGTGGCCACACTCCTCATCCTGGACATCTG CGAGGACAAcgtcccagaccccaaggccgtgAAGGAACAGTTCCACGGGAGCCTCGTAGCAGCCCTGGGCGCCTATGGGCCACACTTCCTGGCATACTTCGGCTCCTTTGCCACAGTGGGTCTGCTCTGGTTTGCACACCACTCGCTCTTCTTGCACGTCCGCAAGGCCACACAGGCCATGGGTCTGCTCAACACCCTCTCCCTGGCCTTTGTGGGTGGCCTCCCTCTGGCCTACCAGCAGACTGCAGCCTTCGCCAGGCAGCCACGAGATGAGCTGGAGCGTGTGCGCCTCAGCTGTGCCATTGTCTTCTTCGCCAGCATCTTCCAGTTTGCCATCTGGACTGCGGCCCTGCTGCGCCAGGCGGAGACGCTGCAGCCAGCTGTGCGATTTGGTGGGCAGGAGCATGCCTTCATGTTTGCCAAGCTTGCGCTATACCCCTGTGCCAGCCTCCTGGCCTTTGCAGCCACCTGCCTGCTGAGCAGATTCAGCACAGCCATCTTCCACGTCATGCAGATTTCAGTGCCCTTCGCCTTTCTGCTGCTGCGCCTCCTCGTGCGCCTGGCTCTGGCCAGCCTGCGTGGCCTACGCCACCTGCGGCCAGCACAACCCCTCCGGAGCCAGGCCCCAGAGGAGGCCCAGTCCCAGCTCCTGCCTTCCTCCTGCTAG
- the Dgkq gene encoding diacylglycerol kinase theta isoform X5 gives MDTRTMTRITTTGGRGTCLPARAARSAGRRVGPPMCRQAHAVCSTALAPECAFGRLRSMVLPPSCVRLLSRNFSKMHCFRIAETVVPEPGDRDDGADGIATGVLGREALVAPESGKQTLKIFDGNDAIRRNQFHLVTVPRLARSQEVLEVALRAYCVIEDARDFELQALPLPSLSGDTQALGKAGLSGPVEEEGSRVSGPQEPMPEAWVIRSLPRTQEVLKIYPAWLKVGVAYVSIRVTPQSTAQTVVLEVLPLFGRQVEGPESFQLVEVLMGSKQVQRTVLADEEPLLDRLRDIRQTSVRQVSQTRFYVTESRTVTPHVSLFVGGLPPGLSPQEYSHLLHEAMATKAAVVSVSHVYNSQGAVVLDVACFAEAERLFMLGRDTMVRGRPLSLLVLPDVLHMKLPPDCCPLLVFVNPKSGGLKGRDLLCSFRRLLNPHQVFELTNGGPLPGFHLFSQVPCFRVLVCGGDGTVGWVLGALEEIRHRLACPEPSVAILPLGTGNDLGRVLRWGAGYSGEDPFSVLVSVDEADAVLMDRWTILLDAQEASSTENSVVDTEPPKIVQMSNYCGIGIDAELSLDFHQAREEEPGKFTSRFHNKGVYVRVGLQKISHSRGLHRELRLQVEQQEVELPSIEGLIFINIPSWGSGADLWGSDSDPRFEKPRMDDGLLEVVGVTGVVHMGQVQGGLRSGIRIAQGSYFRVTLLKATPVQVDGEPWVQAPGHMIISAAGPKVHMLRKAKQRPRKVGTTRDARADTSSALEGDPK, from the exons ATGGACACCAGGACCAT GACACGCATCACCACCACTGGCGGGAGGGGAACCTGCCTTCCGGCACGCGCTGCGAGGTCTGCAGGAAGACGTGTGGGTCCTCCGATGTGCCGGCAG GCCCATGCGGTGTGCTCCACGGCGCTTGCTCCAGAGTGTGCATTTGGGCGCCTGCGCTCCATGGTCCTGCCCCCCTCGTGTGTGCGCCTGCTGTCCCGCAACTTCAGCAAGATGCACTGCTTCCGCATTGCTGAGACTGTGGTGCCAGAGCCAG GTGACCGGGACGATGGAGCAGATGGAATTGCTACTGGGGTGCTGGGCAGAGAGGCCCTGGTGGCTCCAGAGTCAG GCAAGCAGACCCTGAAGATCTTTGATGGCAATGATGCCATCAGGAGAAACCAGTTCCACCTGGTGACTGTCCCGCGGCTGGCCAGGAGCCAGGAGGTGCTG GAGGTGGCGTTGCGGGCCTACTGTGTCATTGAGGATGCTCGGGACTTTGAGCTGCAGGCGCTGCCCCTGCCTTCATTGAGTGGTGACACCCAGGCCCTGGGGAAGGCTGGGCTAAGTGGTCCTGTAGAGGAGGAGGGCAGCAGAGTCTCTGGGCCCCAGGAGCCCATGCCCGAGGCCTGGGTCATCCGTTCCTTGCCTCGGACGCAGGAGGTCCTGAAGATCTATCCAGCTTGGCTCAA GGTGGGTGTGGCCTACGTGTCCATCCGTGTGACCCCACAGAGCACAGCGCAGACCGTGGTGCTGGAGGTCCTCCCGCTGTTTGGGCGCCAG GTTGAGGGTCCTGAGAGCTTCCAGCTGGTCGAGGTGCTCATGGGCAGCAAGCAAG TCCAGCGGACAGTGCTAGCAGATGAGGAGCCCCTGCTTGATCGGCTTCGGGACATCCGGCAG ACATCTGTGCGGCAGGTGAGCCAGACACGGTTCTATGTCACCGAGAGCCGGACCGTAACCCCACACGTCTCTCTGTTCGTGGGTGGCCTGCCACCTGGCCTGTCCCCCCAGGAATACAGTCACCTGCTGCATGAGGCTATGGCCACCAAAG CTGCCGTGGTGTCCGTGAGCCATGTCTACAACTCGCAAG GTGCGGTGGTGCTGGACGTGGCCTGCTTTGCTGAGGCTGAGCGGTTGTTCATGCTGGGCAGGGACACGATGGTGCGTGGCCGGCCGCTGTCGCTGCTGGTGCTCCCAGACGTGCTG CACATGAAGCTGCCCCCAGATTGCTGCCCGCTCCTTGTGTTCGTGAACCCCAAAAGTGGGGGCCTCAAGGGCCGAGACCTGCTCTGCAGCTTCCGTAGGCTGCTGAACCCACACCAGGTCTTCGAGCTGACGAATGGGGGGCCTCTAcctgg GTTTCATCTGTTCTCCCAGGTACCCTGCTTCCGGGTGCTGGTGTGTGGTGGGGATGGCACCGTGGGCTGGGTGCTTGGCGCTCTGGAGGAGATACGACACCGTCTGGCCTGTCCAGAGCCATCCGTGGCCATCCTGCCCCTGGGCACAG GGAATGACCTTGGCCGAGTGCTCCGCTGGGGGGCAGGCTACAGTGGGGAAGACCCGTTCTCTGTGCTCGTGTCTGTGGATGAGGCTGATGCTGTGCTTATGGACCGCTGGACCATCCTGCTGGACGCCCAGGAGGCCAGTAGTACCGAGAACAGTGTAGTGGACACAGAGCCCCCCAAG ATTGTGCAGATGAGTAACTACTGTGGCATTGGCATTGATGCTGAGCTCAGCCTGGACTTCCACCAGGCGAGGGAGGAGGAGCCTGGCAAGTTCACCAGCAG GTTCCACAATAAGGGTGTGTATGTGCGGGTTGGGCTACAGAAGATCAGCCACTcccgcggcctccacagggagctCAGGCTGCAGGTTGAACAGCAGGAGGTGGAGCTGCCCAGCATTGAGGGCCTCATCTTCATCAACATCCCCAG CTGGGGCTCAGGGGCTGACCTGTGGGGCTCAGACAGCGACCCGAGGTTCGAGAAGCCACGCATGGACGACGGGCTGCTGGAGGTGGTGGGTGTGACAGGCGTCGTGCACATG GGCCAGGTGCAGGGTGGGCTGCGCTCTGGGATCCGCATCGCCCAGGGGTCCTATTTCCGAGTCACGCTCCTCAAGGCTACTCCTGTGCAGGTGGATGGTGAGCCCTGGGTTCAGGCCCCGGGGCATATGATCATCTCAGCTGCTGGTCCCAAG GTGCACATGCTAAGGAAGGCCAAGCAGAGACCCAGAAAGGTTGGCACCACCAGGGACGCCAGAGCAGACACCTCATCTGCCCTTGAGGGTGACCCTAAGTAG